One segment of Saprospiraceae bacterium DNA contains the following:
- the ybeY gene encoding rRNA maturation RNase YbeY, translated as MQFPEIDSPDISRQPIEFFFDDVVFNLPEEAALREWLMGIAQAEGKPIAEVNFIFCSDEQLRHINVEFLDHDYYTDIITFDFSDDEATMRGEIYISSERVTDNAREHGVSFLQELCRVMAHGVLHIAGYGDKTPEQEAKMRAKENYYLNDIKALID; from the coding sequence ATGCAATTTCCAGAAATAGACAGCCCCGACATCTCTCGGCAGCCTATCGAGTTTTTTTTCGACGACGTGGTATTTAACTTGCCTGAAGAAGCTGCTCTGCGCGAATGGCTCATGGGAATCGCCCAAGCAGAAGGCAAGCCCATCGCCGAGGTCAATTTTATTTTTTGCTCCGACGAACAATTGCGCCACATCAACGTGGAATTTCTCGACCACGACTACTACACGGATATCATTACGTTTGATTTTAGCGACGATGAAGCGACCATGCGGGGAGAGATTTATATCAGCTCGGAGCGCGTGACGGACAACGCACGCGAGCATGGTGTATCATTCCTTCAAGAGCTATGCCGTGTGATGGCGCACGGGGTGTTGCATATTGCCGGATATGGCGACAAAACCCCTGAACAAGAAGCGAAGATGCGAGCGAAGGAAAACTATTATTTGAACGACATCAAAGCCCTGATTGACTGA
- a CDS encoding ATP-binding protein — MSDLHTNLTLPSNPDNVAKVEPFVHDVAIRYNLSPDIQGNILVSLTEAVTNAILHGNQADGNKCVSISLRRQKDALSIRVSDEGAGFDPACVPDPTTSECIEKCGGRGLFLMRHLSDECKFIRNGSTVEMRFKLC, encoded by the coding sequence ATGAGCGACTTACACACAAATTTGACGTTGCCGTCCAACCCCGATAACGTAGCCAAAGTAGAACCTTTCGTACACGACGTAGCAATCCGCTACAATCTTTCTCCCGATATTCAAGGAAATATACTTGTCAGCCTCACGGAAGCAGTCACCAATGCGATTCTGCATGGCAACCAAGCTGATGGCAACAAGTGCGTGTCCATTTCTTTGCGCCGCCAAAAAGACGCACTTTCGATTCGTGTTTCGGATGAAGGCGCTGGTTTCGACCCCGCGTGCGTGCCCGACCCCACCACATCCGAATGTATCGAAAAATGTGGCGGTCGCGGCCTCTTTCTCATGCGCCATTTGAGCGACGAATGCAAGTTTATCCGCAACGGCAGCACAGTGGAAATGCGCTTCAAACTCTGCTGA